One Miscanthus floridulus cultivar M001 chromosome 11, ASM1932011v1, whole genome shotgun sequence DNA window includes the following coding sequences:
- the LOC136494380 gene encoding thaumatin-like protein 1b, giving the protein MAVAHLLLQLSAGGNGVSRKSRMVIPAILLILQLLLLSALGVNGAASFSFTNACQHPVWVGALHGASSPPLASSGFYLAPSATSRLDAPSSGAWSGTFWARTGCGVDSTTGRFSCATADCGTGDVACQGRGPAPPVSLVEVTLAAPGSGGADFYDVSLVDGFNVPVRVAPSGGGGSGDCRPAACAGDVNAMCPADLRVVASSGGGSVVACKSACGAYGSARYCCTGQYGTPATCGPTNYSQVFKSVCPSAYSYAYDDASSTFTCSRASTYDITFCPGS; this is encoded by the exons ATGGCGGTAGCTCACCTTCTTCTCCAACTCTCGGCCGGAGGCAATGGAGTTAGCAGGAAAAGCAGGATGGTCATTCCGGCCATTCTCCTGATTCTTCAGCTTCTTCTCTTATCAG CGCTAGGCGTGAATGGAGCGGCATCGTTCAGCTTCACCAACGCGTGCCAGCACCCAGTGTGGGTGGGCGCGCTCCACGGCGCCAGCTCGCCGCCGCTGGCAAGCTCGGGCTTCTACCTGGCGCCGTCTGCCACGTCCCGCCTGGACGCGCCGTCGTCGGGGGCATGGTCGGGCACGTTCTGGGCGCGCACGGGCTGCGGCGTCGACTCCACCACCGGCCGCTTCTCCTGCGCCACGGCGGACTGCGGCACGGGCGACGTCGCGTGCCAGGGCCGCGGGCCGGCGCCGCCGGTCTCGCTCGTCGAGGTCACGCTCGCCGCGCCGGGCAGCGGCGGGGCGGACTTCTACGACGTCAGCCTCGTCGACGGCTTCAACGTGCCGGTGCGCGTGGCGCcctcgggcggcggcggcagtggggaCTGCCGCCCCGCGGCGTGCGCGGGAGACGTCAACGCCATGTGCCCCGCGGACCTCCGCGTCGTCGCCTCGTCCGGCGGCGGCAGCGTCGTGGCGTGCAAGAGCGCGTGCGGCGCCTACGGCAGCGCGCGCTACTGCTGCACCGGACAGTACGGCACGCCGGCGACGTGCGGGCCCACCAACTACTCGCAGGTGTTCAAGAGCGTCTGCCCGTCGGCCTACAGCTACGCCTACGACGACGCCAGCAGCACCTTCACCTGTTCCCGCGCTTCCACCTATGACATCACCTTCTGCCCTGGGAGCTGA